A section of the Streptomyces sp. NBC_00178 genome encodes:
- a CDS encoding NtaA/DmoA family FMN-dependent monooxygenase (This protein belongs to a clade of FMN-dependent monooxygenases, within a broader family of flavin-dependent oxidoreductases, the luciferase-like monooxygenase (LMM) family, some of whose members use coenzyme F420 rather than FMN.) — translation MPANHKKQVHLAAQLPGIHNVTVWSDPRSGSQISPDSFIRLAQTVERGKFDFFFLAEGLRLREHKGQVYDLDIAGRPENLTALSTLAAVTTHLGLAATVNATFNEPYEVARRFATLDRLSGGRAAWNVVTSYDAFTGENFRRGGFLAEADRYTRAAEFLGAARELWDSWGEDDLRADAAAGEFVRPGAGRFAHRGQHFDIAGRFTTPPGPQGHPVIIQSGESDAGREFAASDAEVIFSKHNRVDVARSFYRDVKQRLARYGRSPDDLLILPTANAVVADTDEEAAAYAREISRELVSPQTAIAHLEAVWGRDLSAYDPDGPLPGIEPEDDAHLLKGHSVFRKGRGETARQWRKLAEERNLSIRELVIEVGGRQTFVGSPHTVARAIDDFVQTGGADGFVLVPHLTPGGLDDFVDRVVPLLQERGVHRDDYTGTTLRDHLGLSDAPRPARWGGPGVRRRRDEKETSA, via the coding sequence GTGCCCGCCAACCACAAGAAACAGGTGCACCTCGCGGCGCAGCTGCCCGGCATCCACAACGTGACCGTCTGGTCGGACCCGCGCTCCGGGAGCCAGATATCCCCCGACTCCTTCATCCGGCTCGCGCAGACCGTCGAACGTGGCAAGTTCGACTTCTTCTTCCTCGCCGAGGGGCTGCGGTTGCGTGAGCACAAGGGCCAGGTCTACGACCTGGACATCGCGGGACGCCCGGAGAACCTCACCGCGCTGAGCACCCTCGCCGCCGTCACGACACACCTGGGCCTGGCCGCGACGGTCAACGCCACCTTCAACGAGCCCTACGAGGTGGCCCGCAGGTTCGCGACCCTGGACCGGCTGAGCGGCGGGCGGGCGGCCTGGAACGTGGTCACCAGTTACGACGCCTTCACCGGTGAGAACTTCCGCCGAGGAGGATTCCTGGCGGAGGCCGACCGGTACACCCGGGCCGCCGAATTCCTCGGCGCGGCACGGGAACTGTGGGACAGCTGGGGCGAGGACGACCTGAGGGCCGACGCGGCGGCAGGGGAGTTCGTACGGCCCGGGGCCGGCCGATTCGCCCATCGCGGGCAGCACTTCGACATCGCGGGCCGGTTCACCACCCCGCCCGGACCTCAGGGCCATCCGGTCATCATCCAGTCCGGCGAGTCCGACGCCGGCCGTGAGTTCGCCGCGTCCGACGCCGAGGTCATCTTCAGCAAACACAACCGCGTCGACGTGGCACGCTCCTTCTACCGGGACGTCAAGCAGCGCCTGGCCCGGTACGGCCGCAGCCCCGACGACCTGCTCATCCTCCCCACCGCCAACGCCGTGGTCGCGGACACCGACGAGGAGGCCGCGGCCTACGCGAGGGAGATCAGCCGCGAACTGGTCAGCCCGCAGACCGCGATCGCCCACCTGGAAGCCGTCTGGGGCCGCGACCTGTCCGCCTACGACCCGGACGGGCCGCTGCCCGGTATCGAGCCCGAGGACGACGCCCACCTCCTGAAGGGGCACTCCGTGTTCCGCAAGGGCCGGGGGGAGACCGCGCGGCAGTGGCGCAAGCTCGCAGAGGAACGGAACCTTTCGATCCGGGAGCTGGTCATCGAGGTCGGCGGCCGACAGACGTTCGTCGGCAGCCCGCACACGGTGGCCCGGGCCATCGACGACTTCGTCCAGACCGGGGGCGCCGACGGCTTCGTCCTCGTACCCCACCTGACCCCCGGCGGGCTCGACGACTTCGTGGACCGCGTGGTGCCGCTCCTCCAGGAGAGGGGGGTCCACCGCGACGACTACACCGGCACCACACTCCGCGACCATCTGGGGCTGTCCGACGCACCCCGCCCGGCCAGGTGGGGCGGCCCGGGCGTGCGCCGGCGCCGCGACGAGAAGGAGACCTCCGCATGA
- a CDS encoding fumarylacetoacetate (FAA) hydrolase: MSHARLPVLFEALYDGERHVGFGRPEEGVPQTLYRVQDGQVAAAFIATDGSQEALRDVLTEGAATVVVAAGDPGLRFLPPLLPAATGNALLSGFMGTHKKKWGGETAPEGAEFIPPKWFFKGFGDWVRLPGEVLNVPARPVALIEEPEVALVYVNDGDGTPHYAGYTFGNDLCDIGLHRQDPGYNPYCKLCDTALTPWLFLGPPPRTVTGRVTIVRDGATAWEGPFDCGDDALYHRVQDMADHLFTFPAVRRPGLVNYVLLGADEASFHDGFRIADGDRIAIDVKSHGVTFENRVRYVSPAPATTPAPLATKAPEPAATA, translated from the coding sequence ATGTCCCACGCCCGCCTCCCCGTCCTCTTCGAGGCCCTGTACGACGGCGAACGCCATGTCGGTTTCGGCCGCCCCGAAGAAGGCGTCCCGCAGACCCTGTACCGGGTGCAGGACGGACAGGTGGCCGCCGCCTTCATCGCCACGGACGGATCCCAGGAGGCACTGCGGGACGTCCTGACCGAGGGTGCGGCAACCGTCGTCGTCGCGGCCGGGGACCCGGGGCTGCGATTCCTGCCCCCATTGCTCCCGGCGGCCACGGGCAACGCCCTGCTGAGTGGCTTCATGGGCACGCACAAGAAGAAGTGGGGCGGCGAAACGGCTCCTGAGGGGGCCGAGTTCATCCCGCCCAAGTGGTTCTTCAAGGGGTTCGGCGACTGGGTGCGGCTTCCGGGAGAGGTGCTGAACGTCCCCGCACGGCCGGTCGCCCTCATCGAGGAGCCGGAAGTCGCCCTCGTCTACGTCAACGACGGCGACGGCACCCCCCATTACGCGGGCTACACCTTCGGCAACGACCTGTGCGACATCGGCCTGCACCGCCAGGACCCGGGCTACAACCCGTACTGCAAACTGTGCGACACCGCGCTCACCCCCTGGCTCTTCCTCGGCCCCCCGCCGCGCACGGTGACGGGGCGCGTCACCATCGTCAGGGACGGCGCGACCGCCTGGGAAGGCCCCTTCGACTGCGGCGACGACGCCCTTTACCACCGCGTGCAGGACATGGCGGACCACCTGTTCACATTCCCGGCGGTGCGGCGCCCCGGCCTGGTCAACTACGTCCTCCTGGGCGCCGACGAGGCCAGCTTCCACGACGGGTTCCGGATCGCGGACGGCGACCGCATCGCCATCGACGTGAAGAGTCACGGGGTCACCTTCGAGAACCGGGTGAGGTACGTCTCCCCGGCCCCCGCCACCACCCCGGCGCCCCTCGCCACCAAGGCGCCGGAGCCTGCTGCGACGGCGTGA
- a CDS encoding pyridoxal phosphate-dependent aminotransferase has protein sequence MPEPAPVSMSATLAADEALARRRRAGESVLPMASGEIGLPVLPVLRERLAAAAAENAYGSVAGSHSLRAAAAGYWERRGLGTDPGLVVAGPGSKALLFALLLAIGGDVVVPVPGWVSYAAQTRLAGARPLPVPILPGQGGVPDPDGLREAVAGARAAGRDPRAVVVTVPDNPTGTVAPAATVRRLAEAARELDLVVVSDEIYRDLVYDTSEPVSSPALYAPERTVVTTGLTKNLALGGWRTGVARLPDSQAGRALHDRLVAVASQIWSSPPAPVQTAAAYAFGEPPEVTAHIAASRRLHEKVVRAVAARFRAVGAEPFPVAATCYLYPDFEPLREPLARTHGVYDGDALALLLSERHGVGVLPASAFGEPGRPLRIRVATSRLYGDADDRRSAALESADPVSLPWIRQAVDRIGDVLADLTGAGTPALAPHA, from the coding sequence ATGCCCGAACCCGCACCGGTCTCCATGTCGGCGACCCTCGCCGCCGACGAGGCCCTGGCCCGGCGCCGCAGGGCAGGAGAAAGCGTCCTGCCGATGGCCAGCGGCGAGATAGGCCTCCCCGTCCTGCCCGTGCTCCGCGAACGGCTCGCGGCGGCCGCCGCCGAGAACGCGTACGGCTCCGTGGCGGGAAGCCACTCCCTGCGCGCCGCCGCCGCCGGGTACTGGGAACGGCGCGGCCTGGGGACCGACCCGGGCCTGGTCGTCGCCGGACCCGGCAGCAAGGCGCTGCTGTTCGCACTGCTGCTGGCCATCGGCGGCGACGTGGTCGTGCCCGTCCCCGGGTGGGTCAGCTACGCGGCCCAGACACGCCTCGCGGGGGCACGGCCCCTGCCCGTCCCGATCCTGCCGGGGCAGGGCGGTGTCCCCGACCCGGATGGCCTGCGCGAGGCAGTCGCCGGCGCCCGCGCCGCCGGTCGCGACCCGCGTGCCGTGGTCGTGACCGTGCCGGACAACCCGACCGGCACGGTCGCTCCGGCCGCCACCGTGCGACGGCTGGCGGAGGCGGCCCGGGAGCTGGACCTCGTCGTCGTGTCCGACGAGATCTACCGCGATCTGGTGTACGACACGTCCGAGCCGGTCTCCTCCCCGGCCCTCTACGCACCCGAGCGGACCGTCGTCACCACCGGTCTCACCAAGAACCTGGCCCTGGGCGGCTGGCGCACGGGCGTGGCCCGGCTGCCCGACAGCCAGGCCGGGCGCGCCCTGCACGACCGGCTCGTCGCCGTCGCGAGCCAGATCTGGTCCAGCCCGCCCGCCCCGGTGCAGACGGCGGCCGCGTACGCGTTCGGGGAGCCACCCGAGGTCACCGCCCACATCGCGGCGAGCCGGCGGCTGCACGAGAAGGTGGTCCGCGCGGTCGCCGCGCGCTTCCGGGCCGTGGGTGCGGAGCCGTTCCCCGTCGCCGCGACCTGCTACCTCTACCCGGACTTCGAGCCTTTGCGCGAACCCCTGGCCCGGACGCACGGCGTGTACGACGGCGATGCCCTGGCCCTGCTGCTCTCCGAGCGACACGGGGTCGGTGTGCTGCCGGCGAGCGCCTTCGGGGAGCCGGGCCGGCCCCTGCGCATCCGCGTGGCGACCAGCCGCCTCTACGGCGACGCCGACGACCGGCGTTCCGCCGCGCTGGAGTCGGCGGACCCGGTCTCACTGCCCTGGATACGGCAGGCGGTCGACCGGATCGGCGACGTCCTGGCCGACCTCACGGGCGCGGGGACCCCTGCCCTCGCACCCCACGCCTGA
- a CDS encoding AMP-binding protein: protein MSTAATHVVPAAVTVPEERAAAYRRRGWWRDESFLDDLHRQARLHPRRLAVAGRRVTESRTDTLDYAELDRLTDRFALGLLDLGVRPGDFVAVQLPNRWEMVPLIFACIRVGAVVIPVSPVCTEAELRHRLGLTGARVCVTLPEWAGTPLAETVTRLMGELPSLEHVMVVDGPASEGALPFHEHFVAEAREEREGAAARLDGLALGADDPFVVLFTSGTTGLSKGVVHSQNTVHSAVRGYADAFGGADGWVTAVSTPLVHYSGFAQGVLAGVMLGGTTTFQDVRRNEALLDLVERYGATLLYGPPATLADVTVSQRTDPRDTSTLRHVVIGSAPVLRELADEVRETLGARAHSLWGMSENGPVTTTRPEDPEGWASRSNGTAIDAMETRIETSESFGTTGVRESTGAVGRLKVRGASLALGYHRRPEAFAAELGADGWFDTGDLAHDDGRGGIRIIGRARDAIVRDGHVAPMAELEAVIGSHPDAVEAALVGLEAPTDREEAPGPANVIVAVVVGRRGQGPSLDEVRNRITEAGHDIRFLPDRLEVVGALPKTLTGKVRKAELRERYAETAPAPRSTSATHP, encoded by the coding sequence ATGAGCACAGCGGCCACACACGTGGTCCCCGCAGCGGTGACCGTCCCCGAGGAGCGTGCCGCCGCATACCGCCGGCGCGGCTGGTGGCGGGACGAGAGCTTCCTCGACGACCTGCACCGGCAGGCCCGCCTGCACCCGCGCCGGCTGGCCGTCGCGGGACGGCGCGTCACTGAATCCCGCACCGACACACTCGACTACGCGGAACTGGACCGCCTGACCGACCGGTTCGCCCTGGGCCTGCTCGACCTCGGCGTGCGGCCGGGGGACTTCGTCGCCGTACAGCTCCCCAACCGGTGGGAGATGGTGCCGCTGATCTTCGCCTGCATCCGTGTCGGCGCCGTCGTCATCCCCGTCTCGCCCGTCTGCACGGAAGCGGAACTGCGCCACCGCCTCGGCCTCACAGGGGCACGGGTGTGCGTCACCCTCCCGGAGTGGGCCGGCACTCCGCTGGCCGAGACCGTCACCCGGCTCATGGGTGAACTGCCTTCCCTGGAACACGTGATGGTGGTGGACGGCCCAGCTTCCGAGGGCGCGCTGCCCTTCCACGAACACTTCGTGGCCGAGGCGCGTGAAGAGCGGGAGGGAGCGGCCGCCCGTCTGGACGGGCTGGCGCTCGGCGCCGACGACCCGTTCGTGGTGCTGTTCACCTCCGGCACCACCGGCCTTTCCAAGGGCGTCGTGCACAGCCAGAACACGGTCCACTCCGCGGTACGCGGGTACGCCGACGCGTTCGGCGGCGCCGACGGCTGGGTCACGGCCGTCTCGACACCGCTCGTCCACTACTCGGGGTTCGCGCAGGGCGTCCTCGCCGGCGTCATGCTCGGCGGCACGACCACCTTCCAGGACGTACGCCGCAACGAGGCGCTGCTCGACCTGGTGGAGCGGTACGGCGCCACCCTCCTGTACGGTCCGCCCGCCACCCTCGCCGACGTGACGGTGTCACAGCGGACCGATCCGCGCGACACCAGCACGCTGCGACACGTGGTGATCGGCTCGGCGCCGGTCCTCCGGGAGCTCGCGGACGAGGTACGCGAGACGCTGGGAGCCCGTGCCCACTCGCTCTGGGGCATGTCAGAGAACGGCCCGGTGACCACCACCCGGCCCGAGGACCCCGAGGGCTGGGCGTCCCGGAGCAACGGCACCGCCATCGACGCCATGGAGACGCGCATCGAGACGTCCGAGTCGTTCGGGACGACCGGTGTCCGGGAGAGCACGGGGGCGGTGGGACGGCTCAAGGTGCGTGGCGCGTCGCTCGCGCTCGGATACCACAGGCGTCCGGAGGCATTCGCGGCGGAACTCGGCGCGGACGGCTGGTTCGACACCGGCGACCTCGCCCATGACGACGGCCGCGGCGGCATCCGCATCATCGGCCGGGCGCGCGACGCGATCGTGCGGGACGGACACGTGGCGCCCATGGCCGAGTTGGAGGCGGTGATCGGCAGCCACCCCGATGCGGTCGAGGCAGCGCTGGTCGGCCTGGAGGCGCCGACGGACCGTGAGGAGGCGCCGGGCCCGGCGAACGTGATCGTCGCCGTCGTGGTCGGGCGCCGCGGCCAGGGCCCCTCGCTCGACGAGGTACGGAACCGCATCACCGAGGCGGGCCACGACATCCGCTTCCTGCCGGACCGCCTGGAAGTGGTCGGGGCCCTCCCCAAGACGCTGACCGGGAAGGTACGCAAGGCCGAGCTGCGCGAGCGGTACGCCGAAACCGCACCCGCACCTCGATCCACGTCCGCCACCCACCCCTGA
- a CDS encoding Glu/Leu/Phe/Val dehydrogenase dimerization domain-containing protein: MSAPEEPQDPALTVHLNGSGGDIKGWVVVDTLVDGLAMGGTRMTTGVTEEEVAGLARDMTEKFTLAGLRIGGAKAGIVSDGTDRQETFRTFGRTVKPLLHGGIHLGIDMGVTPADRAVFFAEAGYDPRFRLGAPDMPIDWRTYYEPLIDATGHGVGVAAITALESSGRTGPARVVVQGFGAVGRAVARFLEDRGHVVVGVADVQGTISAERLPVAGLTAVTDEYGRIDRSRLPGDVTLSAEADAWLDVDADLLILAAQKYALTAENTHRLRAGLVVEGANLASSAVAKEKIAASGASLVPGVIANIGGAASAALAVTRVVPFNLPAQARKDWVFDWVGDRVRQNTRDLLEIAAARAGNPLPELLAARRKDR; encoded by the coding sequence ATGAGTGCTCCGGAAGAGCCGCAGGACCCCGCCCTCACCGTCCACCTCAACGGCAGCGGCGGCGACATCAAGGGCTGGGTGGTCGTCGACACGCTCGTCGACGGCCTGGCCATGGGCGGCACCCGGATGACCACCGGGGTGACCGAGGAGGAGGTCGCCGGCCTCGCCCGCGACATGACCGAGAAGTTCACCCTGGCGGGTCTGCGCATCGGCGGTGCCAAAGCCGGGATCGTCTCCGACGGCACCGACCGCCAGGAGACCTTCCGCACCTTCGGCCGCACGGTGAAGCCGCTCCTCCACGGCGGCATCCACCTCGGCATCGACATGGGTGTCACCCCCGCCGACCGGGCCGTCTTCTTCGCCGAGGCAGGCTACGACCCCCGCTTCCGCCTCGGTGCCCCCGACATGCCGATCGACTGGCGTACCTACTACGAACCCCTCATCGACGCCACCGGGCACGGCGTCGGGGTCGCCGCGATCACCGCCCTGGAGTCGAGCGGGCGCACCGGGCCGGCCCGGGTCGTGGTGCAGGGCTTCGGCGCGGTGGGCCGGGCCGTGGCGCGGTTCCTGGAGGACCGGGGGCACGTCGTCGTGGGCGTCGCCGACGTGCAGGGCACCATCAGCGCGGAGCGGCTTCCGGTGGCCGGGCTGACCGCCGTCACGGACGAGTACGGGCGGATCGACCGCAGCCGCCTGCCCGGTGACGTCACACTCTCCGCCGAAGCGGACGCCTGGCTGGATGTCGACGCGGACCTGCTGATCCTGGCGGCGCAGAAGTACGCGCTCACCGCGGAGAACACCCACCGTCTGAGGGCCGGCCTCGTCGTCGAGGGAGCCAACCTCGCCTCCAGCGCGGTGGCGAAGGAGAAGATCGCCGCTTCGGGCGCCTCCCTGGTCCCCGGCGTGATCGCCAACATCGGCGGCGCCGCCTCGGCGGCCCTGGCCGTCACCCGGGTCGTCCCGTTCAACCTGCCCGCCCAGGCGCGCAAGGACTGGGTGTTCGACTGGGTCGGTGACCGGGTCCGGCAGAACACCCGGGACCTGCTGGAGATCGCGGCCGCACGGGCGGGGAATCCGCTGCCCGAGCTGCTCGCGGCCCGCCGGAAGGACCGCTGA